acgtgaccaatggccctttccaccacaacagAAACACTTATCCTCTATTGATTTATTCTGCCtgatatttctttctttatcccacttctggtgagatcatctcttttgaatataattccttttcctttcataatttttcttgttattaaaacATTGCCATTTACCTTTCCTGGGTAAATGCGGCAGCGCCAGCTGgacgcgcttcatgattttttaaaagtaattcattgttgcgttcagaaacaagaaggcaagaaattaactcaaaatattttttaaacccttttctcgatactgctgctgtaggagcacattcgaggcatggaaggttgaaaaaattttctccaacatatcatgGTCAGTTATCTTTTTCCTcacataatttcattcgtgaAGTGATAcgaaacattgcagaattatattcatttatagatttaaaatcttgtaaacgcaagtacgtccattcatatcgggcttgaggaagtatcatcGTTTTCTTatgattatacctttcttcaaggtctttccaaagatctaCAAGATCTTTTAATgtaagatattcatttttcaatccttcgtcaaTATGACGACAaagaaaaatcatggctttagcttatccttctgggatgcattattttcagccttaatggtatctccaagatccattgaatcaaaatgaatttcagcatctagtatccatgataaataattatttccagatatatcaagagaattgaattcaagatgagagagcttcgacataatgaaaatttgttacttgagtcttcctaaaaatttgatcagagtctcgtgctgataatgtgttgtaaaataaataaaagatatactaaatataaaataaagatgtataaatagaagactttagtattaatataattagttatatatatatatatatatatatatatatatatatatatatgttgtaatgtgtatatatataaagatagaaagaagtatttagtaaattaaaagtaaagagagagagagagagagaattacttttgtttattgttacTGTGTCCAAAAGCCTAAACCCATTCCTCTATTTATACAAGTTCAAGGTTTCACTTTTTCAAAGGTTGGAAAACATGTACCGCATATTCTTTAATGTTTGTACTTTCCAATAGTACTTGAATGGAAGAAAGAATAATGCTGAGTAGACATTGAATGGATATGGACATCCATATCGTAACAGAGTTAAGTCTCAATGTAGTTCCTGAAGTTGCACTCGAGCTCCATAGTAGTCCATGAACTTAAAAGTTACCCATATTCATCCCTGAAGTTGCACTCCAGGACTCAAACTTGTCCTTCCGGCAATTTCTGTCCACCTGGCACTACTGGAAAGCTGAGTTGGCAGGCTTCGTGACACATGGGCATTACAACGGCTAGTTGATGTGGCAGAGTAAACTGTTTGGAATCAATTTGATCCTTCAAATCAAGTTAAAACCCTAATCCCCAATTTTGAAGCTCACAGTGTTCTGTCTTCTCTTCTCTTTGGTTCTCTGTTCTTGTCTTCCTCATCTTTGAAGTCCTACTGTTATGGCAAGCGCGAGCAATGTAGCTGGGAGCTCGAACAACCCACGATCATTTGGAAGCATCATGAGGAGAATGAATAGAAACAGAGAATTGCGTTTGCCATGGCTGCGGGTCGAGACCAGTGCTGCGGTGGTCAGGGATGGATTCTAATCCAGGGAGACCGTTCTTGGGTTGCCCAAACTACAATATAagtattattgttgttgattgCTGTATTTATGGATATAAAATTTGTTCACTGAATTTTCTTGGCTGTGCAGACTGTGGGTAAGACATGGTGTGGATTATTTTTGTGGGTTGATAAAGTTTTGGAAGAAGATGTCATAGCATGTGATGATAGAACAAGGCATTCAGTTGACAATGAAGAATGGAAGATGAAGATTGCTTGAAAATTTGGTAGATTAGAGGCTGAAATTAGGGTTCTAAAAATTAGGGGAGAATTTTGATGTTTGTGTTCATGCTACTGATTGTAGTTGGTGTTCTTGTATTAAAGTTGGATAGACAACAGGGTCAACTGTATCTATCCAAAAACAAATGACATGTATGTTATATGCATATGTTGTTCATGTACTTATTCCTGACCTTTTGTTTGAAAGAAATGAAAATTAAAGTGTTTGATTATATGCATACTTCTGTTCCTGCACTTCTGTTCAATGAAATAGAAATGGATAGGGTTTGAATTATTCTTAATTCTGTAACACAGGACAAAATATAACCAAAAAGCTGACAAAACTCAATTCAAGAAAGTCATAATTCATATTGGTAATGTTTCATCCAAAAAAGACATTATAGAGCTAAAACACGAAGTATATCAAAGTTGTTAACATTTTGACCTCATAAGTTTCAGATACAAAAATCCCCAACACTAAGACAACGTTTAAGAAAGCATACATGGTAAAAGACTTCAGCAAAATAGATACATCAAGACACCATGTGTCCCCTGTCCCTAAACATAATCATCCTAATCTTCATTTTTGTGCCTGGGTGCCTTGAATCCAGGGGTGGACACAAACTTTATGAAGTTTGCAAGTCTTGTAGCATTCCCCTATGTTGCACCTTGCATAGGGTTAGGTGGGGGATTCCTTGCTGGTTGACTGCTTCCTGGTGGATTGCTACTCCCTGAAGTTATTTTTTCATCATGCTTGGAGAACTTTCTTTTTAGAGGGACCACATCATGAACTTCGACAACCATGTTGGTTGGCCAGCCATGAACTTTGAACTTCTCATAGTTTGGATCACCAGACCATATCGGGACCCAACTTTTTGATTCCTTCATTTTTATAAAAAGCCGTCAGACACTTGTTTTCGAGCACCAAAATAGTCCCTACACTTTTATAAGTGACATCAAACTAGTCCCTAAACTTATGTAAGTGACATCAGACTAGTCCCTAAACAGCACTGTTACATATAAACAGGACATTATGCAGCATGTATAACCACCATCAGCCTAGGAATAATTTGGCATATATAAACAGCAGCCTATTGAAGGTATTGAAAACAGTGTATTTGTAAAACAATGACTCCATTAGTTATTTTAAGAAAGCAGGTATTAAAGGCGAttgataaacaaaaataaaagaaaaagtatatcTGAGTGGATTGAGCTACAGCAATTACTCGAGAACTGCACCTTATTGAATAGACAATTGATCTAAATTTCAGTACATAGACATAAGCATGGGATTTCATAGAATAAAGCTGAACAGTGTGCTGAGAAAGTGTTACATCAAGAACATTGTTTTGATGTAATTAAGGACAACAGTTCTTTAGACACTCACTTGAATCTTGATGGATCAAACCATTAAAATTTACATTCCCTTTCCAACAACTAATCCACTAGTCCAAACGAAATTCATCAAACAGCTTGACTATTCCAATAACAAAGTTGACTTGATTGGCAATTGCAAAACTTactttataattaaaattaacacaAAAATATCTGAATGTAATTTTATTGTACCATATGTATGCAAGACATCAACGACATATTACATTCGGTTTAACTAAACCAACCCAATATAAAGAAAAGGAGTTAGGTAAATCAGTCAAATTCAGAATCCATTATCATGACACATTAAGTTCGTTTAAGAAGATTAATATGGATATCGCGAATGAGGTACAAAAAATTGGTGAGCTACAAGAAATATCAAATCTTAAAAGATCTTTAGTTTTAGTGTGACCGTGCAAGGTCAAAGTTCAACAAAAACAGGCAAGCTGTACAACCACAAAGGATGccttaaaattaagataattgtatccttaaaattaaaataactgtCTATCCAAATTGCAGAAACCCGTTGCACTACTCTTTTAAATAGTTCCTGCATCAACATGTTCCAAATTCTATCCTACAAAGTATCATTGCAGAATAAACACAACGAATAAACAAGGCACATGCTCACCCACAACTTCATAAAATAGCAACAGCAAAACTTcatcagcaagtgcactagtAAGCCTAATTTTCACAGAATAAAATCTTCACCCTGGACAGGCCCAAAATAAAGAGTTGTAGTTGCACACAATATACTACAAACTCTCTTTAAAAATATGCACCATAACTCCTTATTCAAGCacaaaacaataataaaaagcTATATTACTAATTAAAAGGAACTGAAATGCCAACAGAGTAAACCAACTACATTCAAATATGCAATTGGGTTTCTAAGTTCTAACCAAATATCCATCATTTTATATCCATAAATACAGcaatcaacaacaataatactTACATTGTAGTTGGGACAACCCAAGAACGGTCTCCCTGGATTAGAATCCGTCACTGACTACCGCAGCACTGATATCGACCCGCAGCCATGACAAACACGATTCTCTGTTTCTATTCATTCTCCTCATGATGCTTCCAAATGATCGTGGGTTGTTCGAGCTCCCAGTTGCATTGCTCGCGCTTGCCATAATAGTAGGGCTTCAAAGATGGGGAAGACAAGAACAAAGAACCAAAGAGAAGAGAAGACAGAACGCTGTGGGCTTCAAAATTGGGGATTAGGATTTTAACTTGATTTGAGGGACCAAATTGATTCCAAACAGTTTACTCTGCCACATCAGCTAGCCATTGTAATGCCCACGTGTCACGAAACCTGCCAACTCAGCTTTCTGGTAGCGCCAGGTGGGCAGAAATTGCCGGAAAGACAAGTTTGAGTCCCGGAGTGCAACTTTAGGGATGAATATAGGTAACTTTTAAGTTCAGGAACTATTATGGAGCTCGAGTACAACTTCAGGGACTACATTGAGGCTCTCTATCGTAACATCGTCCTCTTTTTTATTCGTAAACTCATAATTATATTAACTTCTTTTAAGCACTATCATGttattttattcatttactaaagGTTAGTGAAGGattgcaaagaaattaaaagtaTGTGTTTTACAATTCTTAACTTTTTTGTAATGAAATCTCACCGATGAATTCATCATCTTTAGCCCAGTCTACATAACGAAAGAAATATACTTGCTTGTTTTCATCAATTTTACCTGTTTAGAGTATTATTATATATGACTATAACTTCAGTTAGCGATAAGTACCAATTTACAAACAATTATAtatgaaattattaaaaaacatgCTCCATGTAAAGTCAAAATTCATATTAATGTACCTCTATTTTATAAAGATTATTTTAACCAAAATATTATTGTAATTCATTCTACAAGCATTACAATTTGAAATGTTTAAATGTTACAACTCTGTGCACTAAGTCTATAGGGTTGAAATAAATAACgatataaataaatagatatagGTAAATACAGGCTTTACTAActtgaaaaagtaaaatattCTAGGATTCCTTCATTATAAATTACACTTGATTTGCATGTGGATCAATCACATTACATACATAGAATAAAAATTCACACCTTACATGCCGTAAAATGTCGATAGCTCAGAGCTTGACCTCTACATCCACACCAGCAGGAAGATCAAGCTGCATCAGAGAATCTATTGTTTGTGCTGTAGGATACAAAATATCAATGAGACGCTGATGTGTTCTGATCTCAAAATGGAATCGAGCATCCTTATGTACATGTGGCGATTTTAAGAACACAATAAATTCTCTTCTTTAGTTGGCAATGGTACAGGACCCATGGTTTTTGCATTGGTATTCCTTGCTGCATCTAGTATCTGCTTGCAAGAATCCTCTATCAAGGGCACCCAGTAAGACCTAAGTTTGATTCTAATCTTCTGCTTAGGCGCCATCTGAAAATGGAGGGAAAATTTCAGATAAACTGAAATTGATAAGGAATTAAGGAAAACAGTTACGAATCGGGAACAAGATATAACAGAGTTGATGAATATACCGTATCCGGATCACCACCAATGCTAATTGAGGAAGTGGTACGAGTGTCTGAATCTCCAACCTTAAAAAACAACACAACAAAATCAACAAAACCACCAAATTGATTCAGGAGAAGTATGAATGGATATCATTCATTCATAGCTAGGCGGgatatcattttctttttttcacaGAATATGATTTCTTATTAACGCTCTTGGAAATTCAGTTCCAAAAACTGTGAATTTACAAAGACCAAATAACATTGTTTGATTCATGTATACAACTCAATCTAGTGGGAAAGGATTATATTTATAAATCACTATTAGTACTTACAAGTTCATTGTACATTCCAATCTTAAACCCTCAACAGAAACTTGCCTTTGATAAGTGTGTCTCTTAGCTTgaactataaaattttaatctaaACATTTGCATAGTTATCCTTTCCTAGAACATTATATCCACCTAATGGTAGAAAATTTCTATCTAGGATCCTTGTCCTAATCCATAATTGAATCCACAAAACTAAAGGAAAATCATAGAGCTAAGTTCATTCATTCGCTAAATTCATTCATTCAATGTTGAATTCAATCTCATTCTAGTGACCAAGCACTCTGAGAAACAAATCAAACAACATACATAGATATATACTATATTACATTGCACAATTTCCAATTATCATTTTCACCATCCAGAAAACTCAAGTTATCCGAATTCGAATGAACAAAAAATGAAGAAATGCGATATGCACAGACCTGAAAGGTGGTGGCCTCAGATTCATCATCACCAAGGGTTTCTGGAGGTACGTCTAGCGGTTCCTCGGAATCCAAAACTTCAGGCGCGGCATAAACCCTAGTTGATGAGTGAAGCAGCTTAGGGGTTCTGAGCTTGAAGGTGTTACCAGATTGAAAGCACAAAGCCGAAAACTTTGGGTTGGAAGAGAGCGAGGAGGAAGAggtagagagagaaagaggaggaAGTAGTGCCGCAGAGAGAGAAGAAACCATCGCCATCGAAGAAGCTCTGAGGTGAAGAAGCTCTTCTACACTAAGTTTGCGAGAACCGGACCAGTCAATAAACCGATAAAATTACTGGTTTAACGGCTCACTGATTCGACTGGAATTCAATCAGAATTCAACcgatttaattaattatcacaGCGTTTAGCAAA
This sequence is a window from Arachis stenosperma cultivar V10309 chromosome 10, arast.V10309.gnm1.PFL2, whole genome shotgun sequence. Protein-coding genes within it:
- the LOC130954928 gene encoding LOW QUALITY PROTEIN: 30S ribosomal protein S10, chloroplastic-like (The sequence of the model RefSeq protein was modified relative to this genomic sequence to represent the inferred CDS: deleted 2 bases in 2 codons); protein product: MAMVSSLSAALLPPLSLSTSSSSLSSNPKFSALCFQSGNTFKLRTPKLLHSSTRVYAAPEVLDSEEPLDVPPETLGDDESEATTFQVGDSDTRTTSSISIGGDPDTMAPKQKIRIKLRSYWVPLIEDSCKQILDAARNTNAKTMGPVPLPTKKRIYCVLKSPHVHKDARFHFEIRTHQRLIDILYPTAQTIDSLMQLDLPAGVDVEVKL